One stretch of Fictibacillus sp. b24 DNA includes these proteins:
- a CDS encoding type IV pilus twitching motility protein PilT, with translation MKEKLEQWLRAAFQLKASDVHLSVGMPPVFRINGGLKRYGSESLKPEDTLQVAQIVIDEKYYPEFEEVGEIDISYGIQGLSRFRVNAYRQRSCVSLAFRIIPTSIPSMEDLALPESVRKMAGKHQGLVLVTGPTGSGKSTTLASMIDFMNRSMSRHIITLEDPIEYLHRHRTCVIDQREIGFDTNNFANGLRAALRQDPDVILLGEMRDLETIATAITAAETGHLVLGTLHTTNASSTIDRIVDVFPPEQQGQIRIQLASVLVGVMSQRLLPTIDGKGRKAITEVLVNTPAVANLIRNEKIHQIHSVMQTSKNAGMHTFEMSAKEALERNEVSREFVEPYLLEKGG, from the coding sequence ATGAAAGAGAAATTGGAACAATGGCTTCGAGCGGCTTTTCAATTAAAAGCGTCAGATGTTCACCTGTCCGTTGGCATGCCTCCTGTTTTTCGTATCAATGGGGGACTGAAACGTTACGGAAGTGAGTCTCTAAAGCCAGAAGACACGCTCCAAGTGGCGCAAATTGTGATTGATGAAAAGTATTATCCAGAGTTTGAAGAAGTAGGAGAAATTGATATCTCTTACGGCATTCAAGGGTTGTCTCGATTCCGGGTGAACGCTTATCGTCAGCGTTCGTGTGTAAGTCTTGCTTTTCGGATCATTCCGACGTCCATTCCTAGTATGGAAGATTTAGCGTTGCCTGAAAGTGTGAGAAAGATGGCAGGGAAACACCAAGGCCTCGTGTTAGTTACAGGACCTACTGGCAGCGGGAAGTCGACGACTCTTGCCTCGATGATCGATTTTATGAACCGGAGTATGAGCCGGCACATAATTACGTTAGAGGACCCAATCGAGTACTTGCATCGCCATCGAACGTGCGTGATCGACCAGCGCGAAATTGGTTTTGACACCAATAACTTCGCAAATGGTCTTCGCGCAGCACTCCGCCAGGATCCTGATGTGATTTTACTCGGGGAAATGCGAGATCTGGAAACCATTGCGACCGCCATTACAGCTGCGGAAACGGGTCACCTTGTTTTAGGTACACTACATACGACAAATGCATCCTCAACGATTGATCGGATTGTTGATGTGTTTCCGCCAGAACAACAAGGTCAGATTCGTATTCAATTAGCATCTGTGTTAGTCGGTGTGATGTCGCAAAGGCTGCTTCCGACCATTGATGGAAAAGGACGCAAGGCAATAACTGAAGTATTAGTGAATACGCCTGCAGTAGCGAACCTGATCCGCAATGAGAAAATTCACCAGATTCATAGTGTAATGCAGACGAGCAAGAACGCTGGGATGCATACGTTCGAAATGTCGGCCAAGGAAGCTCTTGAACGCAATGAAGTTTCAAGAGAGTTCGTGGAGCCATATCTCCTAGAGAAGGGAGGCTAA
- a CDS encoding flagellar hook-associated protein 2, whose product MRIGGLASGMDIDTLVGDLMKAERIPLDKLAQKKTTLEWQRDDYRSMNKLLDELDRFILDGVALQGTFNKKTVTSTNPNAVTATVAGSASNITSNINVTKLATARSWVSEQVVDQGGNKPSGKTALGTMNSAFGTAEIPLEIKVTKTDGTEVTKTIKIDPTKDTLETTAKKFSEAGLEISAFYDDFTGKFVISNNLTGEGSKITLGTPDTISFFGNIGFTTNTTADGTELGAANTDNGGNAEFDLNGLTGLQRTSNTFTISGVTYTLKGQGPSTISSTTDTDGVVTSIKDFVKKYNETIEAINKKTAETKYRDFPPLTDAQRKDLSEKEAELWDEKAKSGMLRGDSILSSGLNAMRSILYANVNTGDSKFDQLSEIGITTSRNYLDKGKLEIDEKKLRDALATNPDAVMKMFTGDSTNNIDGIAKSLRKSIDQTVDKIELKAGNALRTNAQFTLGRELTDVDKRISAFEGRLKQVEDRYWRQFSAMESAIQRSNQQSMYLMQQFGGGQ is encoded by the coding sequence ATGAGAATTGGCGGATTAGCCAGTGGGATGGATATCGATACACTTGTAGGCGATCTGATGAAAGCAGAGCGTATTCCATTAGATAAGTTAGCGCAGAAAAAGACGACGCTAGAGTGGCAGCGTGACGATTATCGCTCGATGAATAAGCTGTTGGACGAGCTCGATCGATTTATTTTAGATGGAGTCGCACTTCAAGGGACGTTTAATAAGAAGACGGTAACAAGTACGAACCCAAATGCAGTAACTGCAACTGTTGCAGGAAGTGCATCAAATATTACATCTAACATTAACGTTACTAAGCTGGCAACTGCGAGAAGCTGGGTTTCAGAACAAGTTGTAGATCAAGGTGGAAACAAACCGAGCGGGAAAACGGCTTTAGGGACCATGAATTCAGCTTTCGGCACTGCTGAAATTCCTCTTGAAATCAAGGTAACAAAAACAGATGGAACTGAAGTAACTAAGACCATAAAAATTGATCCAACAAAAGATACATTGGAAACGACTGCTAAAAAGTTTTCAGAAGCTGGATTAGAGATATCAGCGTTTTATGATGACTTTACTGGAAAATTTGTTATTTCGAACAATTTAACTGGAGAGGGTTCTAAGATTACACTTGGAACTCCAGATACCATTTCTTTTTTTGGGAACATCGGTTTTACAACGAACACTACAGCAGATGGAACAGAACTTGGTGCAGCGAATACAGACAATGGAGGCAATGCAGAGTTTGACTTGAATGGACTCACAGGTTTGCAGCGAACTTCCAACACTTTTACGATCAGTGGTGTTACATATACGTTGAAAGGCCAAGGGCCATCAACAATCAGCTCAACCACAGATACAGATGGTGTAGTTACTTCCATAAAAGATTTTGTAAAAAAATACAACGAAACCATTGAAGCAATCAATAAGAAAACGGCTGAAACGAAATATCGTGATTTTCCTCCGTTAACAGATGCGCAGCGTAAGGATTTATCTGAAAAAGAAGCAGAGCTTTGGGATGAGAAGGCGAAGAGTGGGATGCTGCGCGGTGACTCTATTCTTTCAAGTGGACTAAATGCGATGCGTTCCATTTTATATGCCAATGTTAATACGGGCGATTCGAAATTTGATCAGCTTTCTGAGATTGGAATTACGACTTCACGTAACTACCTAGACAAAGGTAAGCTTGAAATCGATGAAAAGAAACTTCGTGATGCGTTAGCCACAAATCCAGATGCCGTGATGAAAATGTTTACTGGAGATAGTACCAATAATATTGACGGTATTGCTAAGAGTTTACGAAAATCGATTGACCAAACAGTCGATAAAATCGAACTTAAAGCAGGAAACGCCCTTCGTACGAACGCTCAGTTCACACTCGGTCGTGAACTAACGGACGTAGACAAGCGCATCTCGGCTTTCGAAGGTCGTTTAAAACAGGTGGAGGACCGCTATTGGCGCCAGTTTTCGGCGATGGAATCAGCGATCCAGCGTTCCAACCAGCAATCCATGTACTTAATGCAACAGTTTGGCGGCGGACAGTAA
- a CDS encoding GspE/PulE family protein has protein sequence MIVPKKRLGDLLVESGLISDEVLQQTLKEKRSNQKLGDALIEKGLLTEQQLIEVLEFQLGIPHISLYRYPIDEQAVAIVPREFARRHFLMPVKKEGDKLFVAMADPMDFTVIDDLRLTTGFQIERAISAKDDIIRAHNKYYDIDDSMEEFLNLIPQGASDDSRMTEEDSPIVKLVNQIIQQGVQQKASDIHFDPHETKLVVRYRIDGMLKTERSLPKHMQNMLTARIKIMANLNITESRLPQDGRIKMTLDMHPVDLRVSTLPAIYGEKIVLRILDLGSSLNHLENLGFNKLNMQRFSNLIKQPNGIILITGPTGSGKSSTLYAALNKLNTEEVNLVTIEDPVEYQLGGINQIQVNANVGLTFASGLRSILRQDPDIVMIGEIRDTETAEIAVRASLTGHLVLSTLHTNDSIGTIARLTDMGVEPFLVAASLSGVVAQRLVRRICRDCKQTFKATEREKEIFAKRGIKIEAVSRGKGCGMCNSTGYKGRIALHEVLVIDEHIRQLIMNNRPIIELRDYAMKNGTIFLIDDGFLKVKQGLTTTEEVLRVAINE, from the coding sequence AAACTTTAAAAGAAAAGCGCAGCAACCAAAAGCTCGGGGATGCGCTAATCGAAAAAGGATTGTTGACGGAACAGCAGCTGATTGAGGTATTGGAGTTTCAGCTGGGGATTCCGCATATCAGTCTGTACCGTTATCCGATTGACGAACAAGCGGTAGCCATCGTTCCTAGAGAGTTTGCTCGCAGACATTTTCTGATGCCGGTAAAAAAAGAAGGGGACAAGCTTTTCGTCGCCATGGCAGATCCGATGGATTTTACCGTTATTGATGACCTGCGGCTTACTACCGGTTTTCAGATTGAACGAGCCATCTCTGCAAAAGACGATATCATTCGTGCGCACAACAAGTATTACGATATCGATGACTCAATGGAAGAGTTTCTGAATCTAATTCCGCAAGGGGCGTCAGATGACAGCCGAATGACAGAAGAGGACTCGCCGATTGTAAAACTCGTAAACCAGATTATTCAGCAAGGTGTTCAGCAAAAAGCAAGTGATATTCATTTTGATCCGCACGAAACAAAACTTGTTGTACGGTACCGAATCGACGGGATGCTGAAGACCGAGCGAAGTCTGCCAAAGCATATGCAAAACATGCTGACCGCGCGTATTAAAATCATGGCGAATTTAAACATTACAGAAAGCCGTTTGCCTCAGGATGGCCGTATAAAGATGACACTTGATATGCATCCGGTGGATTTGCGTGTTTCGACGTTGCCAGCTATATATGGGGAGAAAATCGTTCTGCGTATCCTTGACCTAGGAAGTTCATTGAACCACTTAGAGAATCTAGGATTTAACAAACTGAACATGCAGCGGTTTTCGAATCTGATTAAACAACCTAACGGCATTATTTTAATCACTGGACCTACTGGATCAGGAAAATCGTCAACGCTGTACGCCGCTCTAAACAAGTTGAACACGGAAGAAGTGAACCTGGTTACGATTGAAGATCCAGTTGAGTATCAATTGGGCGGGATCAACCAGATTCAAGTGAATGCAAACGTTGGACTAACGTTTGCAAGCGGGCTGCGATCGATACTTCGTCAAGATCCAGACATCGTCATGATTGGGGAAATTCGTGATACAGAAACGGCTGAAATTGCGGTTCGTGCTTCTTTAACCGGCCACTTGGTTCTAAGTACGCTCCACACGAACGACTCCATCGGTACAATTGCCCGTTTGACGGATATGGGAGTAGAACCTTTTTTAGTAGCAGCCTCCTTATCAGGCGTTGTTGCTCAGCGTTTGGTACGAAGGATTTGCCGTGATTGTAAACAAACGTTTAAAGCGACGGAACGGGAAAAAGAGATCTTTGCAAAACGAGGCATAAAGATTGAAGCCGTTTCGCGCGGAAAAGGCTGCGGTATGTGCAACAGTACAGGCTATAAAGGGCGCATTGCACTTCATGAAGTTTTAGTGATTGATGAACATATCCGCCAGCTGATCATGAACAACCGTCCTATTATCGAGTTGCGTGATTATGCGATGAAAAATGGAACCATTTTCTTGATTGATGACGGTTTCTTAAAAGTAAAACAGGGCTTAACGACGACTGAAGAAGTCTTGCGTGTAGCAATCAACGAGTAG
- a CDS encoding type II secretion system F family protein yields MAQFSYVGRDKSGKKRSGSVLGLSKREAVLKLKEKGIAVTEVQEMKQTLFNKEISLGSPVKSQQFVIFLRQFATLLRAGVSVVDSTSILAAQTESKALQKVLADVEEELRQGNPLSSAMSRHRNVFPPMVINMVSAGEAGGSLDDTLDQLATYFEKQHYTKQKIISAMMYPMIVGVVAVFVVIFLLAKVVPTFAAMLQDAGGELPAITLFVLAASQFVQEFWWLLITLFVLLYLALLIIRKNKSSRYYFDYVILKVPVFGKLLQKSALARMTRTLSSLFSSSVPILQSLSIVEKVVENEVVAKVIRESRSSLETGQRLTEPMKKHWIFPPLVTQMISIGEETGSLDEMLSKVADFYEKEVETGTDRLKAMIEPLMIVFLASVVGTIVASVMVPMFEIYKTIG; encoded by the coding sequence ATGGCGCAGTTTAGTTATGTGGGTCGTGACAAAAGCGGGAAGAAACGATCAGGTTCTGTACTTGGACTTTCAAAACGTGAAGCGGTTCTAAAGTTGAAAGAAAAAGGAATTGCTGTTACAGAAGTGCAAGAAATGAAACAAACGCTGTTTAACAAAGAAATCTCGTTAGGCAGTCCTGTAAAATCGCAGCAGTTCGTCATCTTCTTAAGGCAGTTTGCGACATTGCTGAGAGCAGGTGTATCTGTCGTTGATTCCACAAGCATTTTGGCGGCTCAAACAGAAAGTAAAGCGCTGCAGAAGGTGTTAGCGGATGTGGAGGAGGAGCTTCGTCAAGGAAATCCTTTATCTAGTGCTATGAGCCGGCACCGAAATGTTTTCCCGCCGATGGTCATCAACATGGTGTCTGCCGGGGAAGCAGGTGGTAGTTTGGACGACACGCTCGACCAGCTCGCCACTTATTTTGAAAAACAGCATTATACGAAGCAAAAAATCATTTCAGCTATGATGTATCCGATGATTGTCGGAGTGGTGGCGGTGTTTGTTGTCATCTTCCTGCTTGCAAAGGTTGTGCCAACGTTTGCGGCCATGCTGCAAGATGCAGGAGGAGAATTGCCTGCAATCACACTGTTTGTCCTAGCAGCAAGTCAATTTGTACAAGAGTTTTGGTGGCTTTTGATCACACTTTTTGTACTGCTTTATCTAGCACTCTTGATTATTCGCAAAAATAAATCCAGCCGGTATTACTTTGATTATGTGATTTTAAAAGTACCCGTATTCGGCAAGTTGCTTCAAAAGTCAGCATTGGCACGTATGACGCGTACATTAAGTTCATTGTTCTCTAGCTCCGTTCCAATTCTGCAGTCTCTTTCGATTGTGGAGAAAGTAGTAGAGAACGAGGTGGTAGCGAAAGTGATTCGCGAGTCCAGAAGTTCTTTGGAAACCGGACAGCGGTTAACAGAACCAATGAAAAAACATTGGATTTTCCCACCGCTTGTGACCCAGATGATCTCCATTGGAGAAGAAACAGGATCTCTTGATGAAATGCTTTCAAAAGTGGCTGACTTTTATGAAAAAGAAGTAGAAACCGGGACTGATCGTTTGAAGGCAATGATTGAGCCGTTGATGATTGTTTTCTTGGCTTCGGTTGTAGGGACAATTGTTGCTTCTGTTATGGTACCGATGTTTGAAATCTATAAAACAATTGGTTAA
- the flaG gene encoding flagellar protein FlaG encodes MKVELQSISSPVFQKSEPVLKSQNQQEQTTQAEAPVQAKPTKESLENVIHAMNDMLKPAHTSSKFVLHEKLNDYYVQVVDEVTQEVLKEIPNKKFLDMYADMIDFMGIFVDKKI; translated from the coding sequence ATGAAGGTGGAACTGCAATCAATTAGTTCTCCTGTTTTTCAAAAATCTGAGCCTGTGCTTAAAAGCCAAAACCAACAAGAACAAACTACTCAAGCCGAAGCTCCAGTACAAGCAAAACCAACAAAAGAATCACTGGAAAATGTGATACATGCGATGAACGATATGTTGAAGCCTGCGCATACTTCATCTAAGTTTGTTCTTCACGAGAAGTTGAATGATTATTACGTTCAAGTCGTAGACGAAGTGACGCAAGAAGTGCTAAAAGAAATTCCAAACAAAAAGTTTCTTGATATGTATGCTGATATGATCGACTTTATGGGCATATTCGTAGATAAAAAAATTTAG
- a CDS encoding type II secretion system protein, whose protein sequence is MLNKLLKKYAKNEKGLTLIELLVVIVILGIIAAIAVVSIGGIVGKTKDKAAVTEAVQIINAAKLAQSEDSKKVSWTPTELESYVSNLKDTTWTVTLSGKEYKIANHEGGKVAAKTPDAEATVTEEQLTSFLNQ, encoded by the coding sequence ATGTTAAACAAGCTATTAAAAAAGTATGCGAAGAATGAAAAAGGTTTGACGTTGATTGAATTGCTGGTAGTAATTGTTATTTTAGGGATTATTGCGGCGATAGCAGTTGTGAGTATTGGTGGTATTGTTGGAAAAACAAAAGATAAAGCTGCAGTTACAGAAGCAGTTCAAATTATTAATGCTGCAAAGTTGGCACAATCTGAAGATAGTAAAAAGGTAAGTTGGACTCCGACTGAACTAGAATCTTACGTTAGTAATCTAAAAGATACTACATGGACAGTTACCTTAAGTGGGAAAGAATATAAAATTGCCAACCATGAAGGTGGAAAAGTAGCAGCAAAAACTCCAGATGCAGAAGCAACTGTCACGGAAGAACAATTGACTAGCTTTCTTAATCAATAA
- the fliS gene encoding flagellar export chaperone FliS — MSILNANKAYQNNSVQTASPGELTLMLYNGCLKFIGLARTAIELKNTEQKNTNLLKAQKIIQELMVTLNMDLEVSKSLMQMYDYINRRLIEANIHSDAAILDEVEDYVIDFRNTWKEVIQINRRLQHGETGRV, encoded by the coding sequence ATGTCCATACTTAACGCGAACAAAGCGTATCAAAACAACTCAGTCCAAACAGCGTCTCCCGGCGAGTTGACGCTCATGCTATACAACGGATGTTTAAAGTTTATCGGTCTCGCTCGCACGGCGATCGAGCTCAAGAATACAGAACAGAAGAATACGAATCTTTTAAAAGCGCAAAAGATCATCCAGGAATTAATGGTCACGCTAAACATGGACCTTGAAGTGTCTAAGTCCCTTATGCAGATGTATGATTACATCAACCGCCGTCTGATTGAAGCAAACATTCATAGTGATGCTGCGATTTTGGATGAAGTGGAAGACTATGTGATCGATTTCCGCAATACGTGGAAAGAAGTGATTCAGATTAATCGTCGTTTACAGCACGGTGAAACGGGACGCGTTTAA
- the pilM gene encoding type IV pilus biogenesis protein PilM, whose product MRFNLGLFNKKRINLILQDHVIRYLDYRTPEDLDVKSSGERYLPVGLIQDGIITDRDTLLNILEECVEEWSIKGREVQFLIPDSKLVIRKHQIPTNHKDEEIKGYLYMELGNTIHLPFEDPVFDYVLLETDVEKREILLFAASEKMVHDYSSLLTDAKLKPVVADASCVSLYRLIFMKNLVSEQDHTLCLQFDIPAVQLSIFHQHKPYFFNHLKMETDYKSWNFKQHSTGVQKIIWQGDSGYVHGLIEDKLVEIERIVNYYKFTINHGEQGVTKVILSGELPELAYIQERLASKLDVPVLTIDQSDQQLPSQFDVVLGLGLKEVQLC is encoded by the coding sequence ATGAGATTCAATCTAGGTCTCTTCAACAAAAAAAGAATCAACCTTATACTCCAAGACCACGTCATCCGTTATTTGGACTATCGCACCCCGGAAGACCTAGACGTTAAAAGCTCCGGCGAGCGCTACCTTCCAGTAGGTCTCATTCAAGATGGCATCATCACCGACCGAGACACCCTTCTCAATATATTAGAAGAGTGTGTAGAGGAGTGGAGTATTAAAGGCCGTGAAGTTCAGTTTCTAATACCTGACAGCAAACTTGTCATTCGTAAACACCAAATTCCCACTAATCATAAAGATGAAGAAATCAAAGGCTATCTTTACATGGAGCTAGGGAATACCATCCATCTTCCATTCGAGGATCCTGTCTTTGATTATGTATTACTTGAAACCGATGTAGAAAAGAGAGAGATTCTTCTTTTTGCAGCTTCTGAAAAGATGGTACATGATTATTCATCTTTGCTCACAGATGCTAAATTAAAACCTGTTGTTGCTGATGCTTCTTGCGTTTCCCTTTACCGTCTTATTTTCATGAAAAATCTCGTGTCAGAACAAGATCATACGCTCTGTTTGCAGTTTGATATACCTGCTGTGCAATTAAGTATTTTTCATCAACATAAGCCTTATTTCTTTAATCATTTGAAGATGGAAACAGACTATAAAAGCTGGAATTTCAAGCAGCATTCCACGGGCGTTCAGAAGATTATTTGGCAAGGTGATTCGGGTTACGTGCACGGATTGATTGAAGATAAACTTGTTGAGATTGAACGTATCGTTAACTATTACAAGTTCACGATTAATCACGGTGAACAGGGTGTGACAAAAGTGATTTTATCAGGTGAACTCCCAGAGTTAGCGTACATACAAGAGAGGCTTGCATCCAAGCTGGACGTGCCTGTACTCACAATCGATCAGTCGGATCAGCAGCTGCCGTCTCAGTTTGATGTTGTTTTAGGACTTGGTTTAAAAGAGGTGCAGCTATGTTAG
- a CDS encoding acyltransferase family protein: MKDQRTKQRKKLSRQPKSGVTQSKAIEQPLEKGRYITGLDGLRAIAVLAVIAYHLNFEWAAGGLLGVTVFFVLSGYLITDLLAAEFVTTNTINFKNFWIRRARRLLPAMFTMLLVVVTYVTLFEPTMLQKLEKDTVAAILYVSNWWYIFQDLSYFESFGPPSLLTHFWSLAVEEQFYILWPLIIIVMLKLKVREGSLFSLILVGALVSAAAMTLLYEPGADPSRVYYGTDTRVFSLLLGASLAVIWPSRKLSSNLPPEIRWKLDFVGLSALTFVFYMFWSTSQYEDFLYQGGMVAISVASLLVVAVMVHPSSRLNTWLSFKPLRWIGVRSYGIYLWHFPVIVLTSPQWGADAPSFVRTSLQIVLILVLASLSWTFIENPIRKGALTRFCRVVKRGEWRRERSFIGRFVTIASILAMFMCVSAIGFTTTSVALSKDKVITAIQDKVGKEEPPVENTVRPEPKPETPETEEKPEEDPTDKPAEETPSDDAPPKEEKSHIQDSRSLSVIGDSVMIDVTPHLEDAFKEVDVDAKIGRQFREAEDIVQQKKSSGSLGEIVVIELGANGPLAEKKMHALIEEIGNRDIYMITTRVPKPWQKEVNDTIKSVAGQHENVKVVDWFTKSESHPEFIGNDGVHLTITGAKAYADYLIKHID, translated from the coding sequence ATGAAAGACCAACGCACAAAGCAACGAAAGAAACTCAGCCGACAGCCGAAATCCGGTGTAACGCAAAGTAAAGCCATTGAACAACCTCTAGAAAAAGGCAGGTACATAACTGGACTTGATGGACTGAGGGCCATAGCCGTACTAGCCGTTATCGCTTATCATTTGAACTTTGAATGGGCAGCAGGCGGATTGCTCGGAGTTACCGTCTTTTTTGTTTTATCAGGATACTTAATTACAGACCTTTTAGCAGCAGAATTTGTGACAACCAACACGATTAATTTTAAAAACTTCTGGATTCGCCGGGCAAGAAGACTTCTTCCCGCTATGTTCACCATGCTGCTCGTCGTCGTCACGTATGTCACACTTTTTGAACCGACTATGCTTCAAAAGCTTGAAAAAGATACTGTTGCAGCCATTTTGTACGTAAGCAACTGGTGGTACATATTTCAAGATCTATCTTATTTCGAAAGCTTTGGACCTCCTTCCCTTCTAACGCACTTTTGGTCGTTAGCCGTGGAAGAACAATTTTATATCCTTTGGCCGCTCATCATCATTGTGATGTTAAAGCTGAAAGTTCGTGAAGGCTCTCTATTTTCTCTTATTCTAGTAGGAGCACTTGTATCGGCAGCAGCTATGACATTGTTGTACGAACCAGGAGCAGACCCAAGCCGCGTTTATTACGGAACCGATACTCGCGTCTTCTCCTTATTACTTGGAGCAAGCCTAGCCGTCATCTGGCCGAGCCGAAAACTGTCTAGCAATCTTCCTCCAGAGATTCGTTGGAAACTAGATTTCGTCGGATTATCCGCACTTACTTTCGTGTTTTACATGTTCTGGAGCACAAGTCAGTATGAAGACTTCCTCTATCAAGGAGGAATGGTGGCGATATCTGTTGCGTCACTGCTCGTAGTGGCCGTCATGGTTCACCCATCCAGCCGATTGAACACGTGGTTGAGTTTTAAACCGCTGCGCTGGATTGGTGTCCGCTCATACGGCATCTATTTGTGGCATTTTCCAGTGATCGTGCTCACTTCCCCGCAATGGGGAGCAGATGCGCCGAGCTTTGTAAGAACATCATTGCAAATCGTTTTAATTTTAGTGCTTGCCAGTCTCTCATGGACGTTTATTGAAAACCCGATACGAAAAGGTGCGTTAACGAGATTTTGCCGGGTGGTCAAGCGCGGTGAATGGAGACGTGAACGATCGTTTATCGGAAGGTTTGTAACGATTGCCAGTATTCTAGCTATGTTCATGTGCGTATCCGCAATTGGCTTCACGACAACTTCAGTAGCGTTAAGTAAAGATAAAGTGATTACGGCCATTCAAGATAAAGTAGGAAAAGAAGAACCACCTGTAGAAAACACAGTGAGACCAGAGCCAAAACCTGAAACTCCTGAAACAGAAGAGAAGCCTGAAGAAGATCCGACAGACAAACCTGCGGAAGAGACACCTTCAGACGATGCGCCACCTAAAGAAGAAAAGTCGCATATTCAGGATTCGCGCTCACTATCTGTTATTGGGGACTCTGTCATGATTGATGTGACGCCACATTTGGAAGATGCTTTTAAAGAGGTAGATGTGGATGCAAAGATCGGTCGTCAATTTAGAGAAGCAGAAGATATCGTTCAGCAAAAGAAAAGCTCAGGTAGCCTAGGTGAGATTGTCGTCATCGAGCTTGGGGCAAACGGACCGCTTGCTGAGAAAAAAATGCATGCTTTAATTGAAGAAATCGGTAATCGAGATATTTACATGATTACGACACGTGTTCCAAAACCGTGGCAAAAAGAAGTCAACGACACGATTAAGAGTGTTGCTGGCCAACACGAGAATGTTAAAGTGGTCGATTGGTTCACGAAGAGTGAATCTCATCCTGAGTTCATTGGGAATGATGGGGTTCACTTAACAATAACAGGTGCTAAAGCATATGCAGACTATTTAATAAAACACATTGATTAA
- a CDS encoding PilN domain-containing protein: MLVDINLLPVKEQKSFKTTILLIVAVAMLLGSGTWLGLDYYVSTGELQEKERLLEQEKLLVQTQLKNQQQLGPVVKSAPLSEKIEYIRGKKIAATDLLQHLVALLPERGFFMKYEYKDKKTILVEAQFDTLAETSHYLYELTNSPYLAAATIEKMETTNFEEINEGEDMTAMQNILPRYRSLYKIEFDKEKILELKGEENDTE; the protein is encoded by the coding sequence ATGTTAGTCGACATTAATCTGTTACCCGTCAAGGAACAGAAATCGTTTAAGACTACCATTCTATTAATTGTCGCTGTTGCCATGCTCTTAGGATCGGGTACGTGGCTTGGTCTTGACTATTATGTGAGTACAGGTGAATTACAAGAAAAAGAACGATTGTTAGAGCAAGAGAAGCTGTTGGTACAAACACAGTTGAAAAACCAGCAGCAATTAGGACCAGTTGTTAAGTCTGCACCGCTCTCAGAGAAAATCGAGTACATACGCGGTAAAAAAATTGCGGCTACCGATCTCCTTCAGCACCTTGTCGCACTTCTGCCTGAACGCGGTTTTTTTATGAAATACGAATATAAAGATAAGAAAACGATACTCGTTGAAGCACAGTTTGATACATTGGCGGAAACCTCGCACTATTTATATGAACTAACAAATTCTCCATATTTAGCTGCAGCGACTATTGAAAAAATGGAAACGACGAACTTTGAAGAAATCAATGAAGGCGAGGATATGACGGCGATGCAAAACATCCTGCCTCGTTACCGAAGTCTTTATAAAATTGAATTTGACAAAGAGAAAATTCTAGAGTTAAAAGGTGAAGAGAATGACACAGAATAA